The genomic region GCACGAACGGGCCGATCGCGCACGAGCCGTTGTTGTCCTTGCATTTGCCGAGCAGCAGCGCCGAACGGCCTTCGATGTCGCGCAGGTTCACGTCGTTGCCGAGCGTCGCGCCCACCGGCCTGCCGTCACGGGCGACCGCCAGCACGATCTCCGGTTCCGGGTTGTTCCACACCGACACGGGCAGCAGCCCCACATCCGCGCCGAAGCCGACCGCCGACATTGGCTGCGCCTTGGAGAACACCTCCGCATCCGGGCCGATGCCGACTTCCATGTATTGCGACCATGCGCCGCGGCGTTCGAGCTCCGCCTTCAGGCGCAGCGCGGCTTCCGAGCCCGGCACGATCTTTGATAGATCGGTGCCGATGGTCGCGGCGATGGTGTCGCGAACCTCCCGCGCTTTGGCCGGATCGCCGCCCGCCTGTTCCTCGATCACGCGCTCGATCAGGCTGACCGCAAAGGTCACGCCGCACGCCTTGATCGCCTGCACGTCGCACGGCGCGAGCAGGTGCGTCGCGCCCGGCGTGCCGTCCAGCGCGGCCTGCAACAACGGCTCGACACGGCCGAGCGATTCGCCGGCAGCGGTGCGCGCGATGGCGACTGCATCGGGGCGATCGAACAGGTCGGCGGTGGTCGGCACGGTGCGTGTGATGTCGAACACTTCGCCGCCGCGCACGGCGACGACGCTCGGGCCCGCGTGGGCGCCGTCGTGCCGCCAGACGCGGCCGATCAGCAGCGCGTGGTCGAGGTCGTGCGGCAGGCAATCGGAAACGGAAGGCGTATGCATGGTCAGCTCGGCAAGAGTCGGGGGCGGTGGGTCAGTGCGAATGGCGCGGGTTGCCGCGCTGCTCGATCACCTTCAGGTACAGCGTGGCCGGTTCGAGGCAGCCGCCGGTGGACAGCTGGCCGACGAACCGGCGATAGAGTTCCTGCCACGGCGTTTGCGCCTGCGGCACGGTGAAGCTTTCGGTTTCGCGGCGGCGCGCGAGTTCGTCCTCGTCGACGAGCACGTCGACGCTGCGGCGATTCAGGTCCACGCGCACGCGATCGTTCGTGCGCAGCAGCGCGAGGCCGCCGCCGACCGCGGCTTCCGGCGACATGTTCAGGATCGACGGGCTGGCCGATGTGCCGCTCTGGCGTCCGTCACCCATGCACGGCAGCGACGTCACGCCGCGCTTCACCAGTTCGGCAGGCGGCGCCATGTTCACGACTTCGGAACTGCCCGGGTAGCCGACCGTGCCGCAGCCGCGGATCACGAGGATGCAGCGCTCGTCGATGTTCAGCGCGGGATCGTTGATGCGCGCGTGATAGTCCTCGGGGCCGTCGAACACGATCGCGCGCGCCTCGAACGTATTCTCCGCGCCCGGCTCGGACAGGTAGGTGCGGCGGAACGCGTCGCCCACCACCGACATCTTCATGATCGCGCTGTCGAAGAAGTTGCCCGACAGCACCATGAAGCCGGCGCCATGCTTGAGCGGCGCATCGGGCGTGCGGATCACGTCGCGGTCGGCGTCCTGCGCGGTGTCGGCGATCTCGCCGATCGCGCGGCCCGATACGGTCAGGCAGTCGCGCCGCAGCAGCCCGGCCGAATCGAGCTGGCGCAGCACGGCGGGCACGCCGCCGGCGCGGTGGAAGCTCTCGCCGAGGTAGTCGCCGGCCGGCATGCAGTTGACGAGCAGCGGCACCGATTCACCCAGGTGCTGCCAGTCGTCCAGGCTCAGTTCGACGCCCATGTGGCGCGCAATCGCGATCAGGTGCGGCGGGCAGTTGGTCGATGCGCCCAGCGCGGACGCGACGACGATCGCATTCTCGAATGCCGCGCGCGTCATGATTGTCGACGGGCGCAGGTCTTCCCGAACGAGCTCGACCGCGCGCTTGCCGGTCGCGTAAGCCATCTGGCCGCGCTCGCGATAGGCGGCGGGAATGCTTGCGCAGCCGGGCAGCGACATGCCCAGCGCCTCGGCGAGGCTGTTCATCGACAGCGCGGTGCCCATGGTGTTGCAATGGCCGATCGACGGCGACGAGGCCGTGGTCAGCTGCATGAAGCCTTCGTAGTCGATCTCGCCCGCCGCGAGCAGGTTGCGCGCATGCCAGATCACCGTGCCCGAGCCGACCCGCTTGCCCTCGTGCCAGCCGTCGAGCATCGGGCCGCCCGACAGTACGATCGCGGGCATGTCGACGGTGGCGGCCGCCATCAGGCACGCGGGCGTGGTCTTGTCGCAGCCGGTCGTCAGCACCACACCGTCCAGCGGAAAGCCGTGCAGCACTTCCACCAGCCCGAGATACGCGAGATTGCGGTCGAGCGCGGCGGTGGGCCGGCGGCTTTGCTCGGCGAGCGGATGCACGGGGAACTCCATCGGAATGCCGCCCGCGTCGCGGATGCCCGCCTTGGTGCGTTCGGCCAGCTCGATGTGATGGCGGTTGCACGGCGCGAGGTCGCTGCCCGTCTGCGCGATGCCGATAATGGGGCGGCCCGACTGCAGTTCCTCGCGCGTCAACCCGTTGTTCATGAAGCGCTCGACATAGAGTGCCGTCATGTCCGCGTGCGCGGGGTCGTCGAACCATTCTTGGCTGCGCAGGCGGCGAGGGGTGTGTGACATGGCAGGCTGTCTCCTGAGGGGCCTTTGTCATTCTGCATGCCGGATGGTACCGGTAACATCGTTTGGATGTTAGCACGGGTTTTTTGCGCAGCGGAAGGGATTTCGTGCGCGCGTGGCGACGGAGAGGGGCAGGGGCCGGTACGAAGCCGCGCGCGTCGCGTCTTGGGATGCGTGCGGCCGTCGGCCCGTCAGGCGCTTTCCCGCGCGATGATCGTGTAGTCGATACGGATGCTTTTCGATTCGGTCCGCTCGCCGGCGTCACGCGCTTGCAGCGCCGCCAGCAACGCTTCGCCCGTGCGCAGCCCGATGCCGTACGCGTCGACCGATACGGTCGTGATGGTCGGATGGCAGCATGTCGCCACTTCGAAGTTCCCGAAGCCGGCCACGGCGATATCGGCCGGCACGGCGAGCCCGCGCCGGTGACACTCCATGATCGCGCCGAACGCCGACATGTCGCTCACGCACATCACCGCGTCGGTATCCGGCCATTGCTCCAGCAGCGCGGCCATCGCCGGCCCGCCGTGGCTCATCGTGATCGGCGATTCGCCCAGCCGCACGACGCGCGGTTCGCCCAGCCCCTGCGCCTTGATCTCCGCCTGGTAGCCCTTGAGCCGGTCCAGGCCGCGGCGATCCAGTTCGCTCGCGCCGACCAGAAAGCCGATGCGCCGGTAACCGCGCTCGGCCAGGTGGCGCACCATCGCACGGGCGGCGCGCACGTTCGAGAAGCCGACGGCGGTGTCGATCGGGCGCGTGGGCAGGTCCCACATCTCGACCACTGGAATCGCCGAGCGCTCCAATACCTTGCGCGTCGCATCGGTGTGCTGCGACCCCGTCAGCGCGATGCAGCGCGGCTGGTGTCGCAGCATCGACCGGACGAGCCGTTCTTCCCGTTCGAGGTCGTAGTCGGTATCGCCGAGCAGCAATTGCAAACCATGCGGCTCGAGCGCATCGGTCAGGCCGCGCACGGTGTCCGAGAAGTTGGAACTCGACAGCGACGGCACCAGCACCGCGACGAATTCCGAGCGCCCCGACGACAGCGCACCGGCAGCGGCATCCGCCACGTAGCCGAGCTGGTCGATGGCCTCGCAGACCCGTGCGCGCGTCTCGGCGGCCACGCTGTGGCCGGCGAGCACGCGCGACACCGTCATCTTCGATACGCCGGCGAGGCGCGCTACGTCGGACATGCGGGGCGGCCCGGCGGGCCGGACTGCGGTGGGACTGGGCATCGGAATCGCGATCGGGAGAAGGCAGGAAAGGCTACATCATACCGGTGCGGCATACCGCGCAGGCACGGTCGCGGCGTGCCCGCCGCGGTGAGGGCCGCACTAGGGAAACCACGCGTCCGGCGGCACTTGTACACGCGTGTCGCCGCATGCTACCTTCGAATGTGTTACCGGTATCAGCTTGCCGATCGCTCCCGTCGCCTCGTCGGCTTTTTTTTGGCACCGGATGTTATCGGTAACATCGATGCGCGCAGCGCACGCGACGGTACGAAGAAGATCGACACAATCAGGAGACAGACCGATGCCATCCCTTACGCAGGCCGCTGCCGCACCGGCCGCGGCCGACTCGTCCGAAGACGCCCTTTACCGCAAGGTCATGCGGCGCATCCTGCCGTTGCTGCTGCTCTGTTACGTCGTGGCCTACCTGGACCGCGTCAACGTGGGCTTCGCGAAGCTGCAGATGCTCGACGACCTGAACCTGAGCGACGGCGTCTATGCGCTCGGCGCCAGCATCTTCTTCTGGGGCTATTTCCTGTTCGAGATGCCCAGCAACCTGCTGTTGCACCGCTACGGCGCGCGCTTCTGGATTGCGCGGATCATGATCACGTGGGGCATCGTGTCGTCGTCGATGGCGTTCATCGTGCCGCTCGCGCAGTTCTTCCACGTGCAGACGACCACGATGTTCTACACGCTGCGCTTCCTGCTGGGGCTGTGCGAAGCGGGTTTTTTCCCGGGCGTCATCCTGTACCTGAACTACTGGTTCCCGGCGCGGCGCCAGAGCGTGGCGATGTCGGGCTTCCTGGTCGCGATCCCGCTGAGCCTGACGCTCGGCAGCGTGCTGTCCGGCTGGCTGATGGAGCAGACGCACGGCCTGTCGGGCATGAGCGGCTGGCAATGGATGCTGCTGCTCGAAGGGCTGCCGTCGATCGTGGTGGCGTTCATCGTGCTGGCCTGCCTCGGCGACGGCCCGCAGACGGCGAAGTGGCTGTCCGCCGACGAAAAGGCGGTGCTGTCGCGCAACCTCGAATCCGAGGCCGCGCACAAGTCGCACAGCATCGGCGCCGCGCTGCGCAGCCCGCGCGTCTGGTTGCTCACCTTCATTCTGCTGACGTTCAATACCGGTTTCTACGGGCTGGCGTTCTGGCTGCCGTCGATCATCCGCGCGTCGGGTGTGCACAGCCCGCTGCACATCGGCGTGCTGACGGCCATTCCGTACCTGACGGCGATCTTCGCGATGGTGTGGAACGCGTCGCACTCGCGCAAGACCGGCGAACGCCGCCTGCATGCGGCGATTCCCGCGCTGATCGGCGGCGTCTTCCTGATCCTGAGCGCGGCGTTCGCGCACAACGTGGCGCTGTCGATCGTATTCCTGACCATTGCCACCTGCGGCATCCTCGCGCTGATGCCGATCTACTGGACCTTTCCGGGGCAGATCCTGTCCGGCACGGCCGCGGCCGCCGGCATCGCGCTGATCAACTCGGTGGGGAACCTGTCCGGCTTCACGGGCTCGATGATCACCGGCGTCGCCAAGCAGATGACCGGCAACATCAACAACGGGACTTATGCGCTGGGCGCTTGCCTGCTGGTCAGCTGCATGTTGATCGCGTCGATTCCGCGCGATATCCTGCGGCCGCCGGTGGGGCGGTAGGGCGTTCGCGCGACGTTACGTCCGGCCGGGGCGGGGGCATCGCGCCGCCTCGGCGCCGGATGCATCACGTCACGCGGATCGATCTTGTGTGAGTTTGCTCGACCACCACACGCGGAATTCCGGCTACTTCCAGCCAGGGACGCCCGGCGCGCGACTCTGCTTTCTCGTGAGCGGCCGTCATGCGTCCTCCAGTGCGAAGCGCACCTTGTCCCCGAGCGTGCGCAACCGGTCGACCGGTTCGTTCGAGAACACGAAACGGACGTACTGCTCGCCGTGGGCGACGCCCCATCCGGTCATGGCCGTCGCACATACGCCGTGGCGCAGCAACCGCTCCGACATCTGCGATCCGGTCAGACCGAAATCGGCGACGCGCAGCAGCATCGACCAGCCGCCCGCCGGCATGCCGAACGGGAGTCCCGACAGTTCGGCGGCGACCGTATCCCGCCGTCTCTCCAGTTCGCTCACGTAGCCAGGCAGATCGGATGCGGAATGTTCGAGCGCAACCGCCGCGGCCTCCTGGGCTATGCCGACCGGTACCACGACATTGGCGAGCGACACGGCCACCAGATCCGGAATCAGCCATTCCGGCGCGACGATCCAGCCGACCCGCCAGCCGATCATGCGCAACTCTTTCGACGCCGCGCCGACCGTGACCGTACGCTCGGCCATGCCGGGCAGGCCGGCGGGATGGATGACCGTACGTCCATCGAAAAGCAGCCGTTCCATCGCGCTGTCGAGGATCAGCAGCAGATCGTTCTGCACACACAGGCTCGCGATCACTTGCCAGTCGGACGCATCGAAGAAGCCGCCCGAAGGCATCGACGGCGACATCAGCAGCATGGCCCGCGTTTTCGGACCGATTGCTGCCCGCAGTGCCGTCTGGTCCAGCTTCCATTCGCTGCCCGGCGTGAAGGTGAACGGGACTTGCTTAGGCACGCCGCCCGCCAGGCGGATGCGGTTCAGCAGACCGGCGTACGTCGGATCGGTGACGATGACTTCGTCGCCCGTCTCGACGGTGGCGAGCAGCGTATTCAGAATGCCGGAGAGTCCACCCGCCGACACCACCACCTGGTCGGCCGTGAAGCGCTGCCCCGAAAGCGCCGACACGTGTGCGGCAGCGCTCGCGCGCAGCCGATCCTGACCGACGAAGGGCAAATAGGAGTTGGCCGAGTCTCGCTGGATGGCTTCTCGGGTGAAGGCCAGCGCTTCTGAAGTGGGTGGGAGGTCGGTGTCGAGATTTTCGAGTCGCAAAAGGTCGACGTCGGCATGATCGGCGATCGACCCCATGCGATCGACGCCGATGCCGGCAATGTGCTGCAGACGGACAGGGCGGTGGCGGTGCATCGGACCTCCGATCTTGTTACAATTTTATAGATAATATATGCATGGTGGTCGGGATGAACTTTGAAGTCAAGGAGGAGCGCTCGCTGGCCGATCGGATCGCTATCGCATTGGCGGACCGCATCATCTCGGGCGTCATCGCGCCGGGGGAGTGGCTGCGTCAGGACCACATCGCGGCAGAGTTCGGCGCGAGTCATGTGCCGGTACGCGAGGCGTTCAGACGGCTGGAAGCGCAGGGGTTGGCCGTGGTGGAACCGCGACGAGGCGTGCGGGCGGCGCCGCTCGAGCCGGCGGACGTGCTTGAAATGGCCAAGATGCGTGCTGCTTTCGAGGCGCTGGCGTTGCGTGAGGCGATTCCCGCGCTCGATGCACGGGCGCTGGAGGAACTCGATGCGATCCTCGATCAGGAGGCCGCGGCGCGTGGCATCGCCGTGCTGGGCACGCTGAATCTGAGGTTTCATCGGGCGTTGACCGCGCCGTGCGGGATGCCGCGGCTCGTCGCCGCGATCGGCGACATGCATCGGGCCAGTTCACGGCATCTGTATGCGACGTGGCAGCAACTCGACTGGCAGGATCGCTCGAACGACGAACATCGGGACATCGTTCGGGCGATACGTGAGGGGGATGTGGACGCGGCGTGTGCGGCTCTGTCCGCGCATATTCTGGCTGCGGGGGATGCGCTGGCTCAGGCGTTGCGTGGGCGGTAGGGATGTGGGGCAGGCCGGGGGCATTGACCGGTGCGGAAGGCTGGTATGGGGAATGGCTGGCGTTTTTTCTGGGGTAGCTATAGGCAAACGCGTCGGGCTGCATCCGGCCAAAAAGCGACATCTGCGCACGTAGGTAGAATCGTCAACAATCAGCTCTAGGTTTGATGGCCATTCCCATTTCGCGAGGCGCAGCGATGAAGGTAACGATTGCATACATCGAAGAACCACCGTTCGGTTGGACGGAAGCGGATGGTAATGCTACGGGTGCTGACGTTGATCTGGCCGATACGGTTCTTCGGGCGATCGGTGTTACCCGGATCGAGCATCGCCTGACGACATTCAGTGAACTGCTACCCGGCGTTGAAGCAGGTCACTGGGATATGAACGTTCCGCTCTTCGTTACCCCTGAACGCGCCAATATCGTCGCGTTCAGCGTACCCGTATGGGGGATCGGAGACGGCTTTCTGGTTCGGACTGGAAATCCGAAAGCGCTCAACAGCTACGTGTCACTCGCCAAACGTCCCGAGGCGCGCCTTGGCGTCATTGCCGGACAGGTGCAACACGAGTCGGCGAGAACGTCAGGCGTAAGTGAGGACCAGATAGTCATCTTCGAGCAACAGGCCGACGCGATCGAAGCGGTTCTCTCGGGCGCGATCGACGCGTATGCAAGCACAGCCTTGGGAAATCGCATAGTTGCGTATCGGATCGGAGGCTCAATGCTTGAGGCAGTGGAGCACGAGCCGCAAACGAATGGCACGCAGCAGAAGCTCCCGCTCGGCGCATTCTCGTTTAGCAGACGAAACAGCGCTCTGCTCAATGCGGTAAACGGGCAACTTCGTTCATATCTGGGCTCAGAAGAGCATCGCGCTCGTATGGCGAGATTCGGCTTGACAAACAATGAAATCGATTCCGCTCTCGCGCATGGGGTGTGAGACGGGCTTCGGCCACTTTCGGGCCTTCGACTTCGGTGTCTAAACCGTCACCAATCCAGGTCACGAACACTTGTTGATGACCGTCGTTGGGAATGCCACACACAATCTCACGTCATCACCGCACGACGATTTGATCAGACTGGAGACATAGCTAATGACCGATCGTGCTTCCCGCCGTCAGCTCGACCTTCTAGGCTCTCCGCGCTGGCAATGGCTCGATGAACTTCAGCGTATCTGGTATGTGCGCGCCTTAGATTCAGCCGATGGCTGCTCGCCCGACGAGCTCGCCGATATCTCGGCTCGCCTCAATTTCGTACTGCCAGCCACGCTTGCGGAGTGGTTCGAACTCGTCGGCCACCGCTTAGAATCCGTTCAGGACGCCCCCGCGACGCCCCTTACGGTGCGCGTTCAGGATGGCCTAGTAAGCGTCTGGACGGAGAACCAAGCTGTATGGACGCTGCTCGTAGGCGCCGGAATCGATCCGATGTGCCAGATCGATAGTTCCGATTTCTGCTTTCCAGCTACTCCTTTGAGCCAAGCATTGCACGGGATGACGCTTAGCGACACGTTAGTGGGCGCTTGGGGTGGCAATGGTCGTGGACCACTAGGTGACTTGGCGTCATCGGTCGTCGGAGGCGTAATCGAGGACGCTGCCGACGATGAGGTGGCTCGTGTCCTGAGTGCTTTCCCCCAACTAAAAGTCCCAGGCAATCCGTTCTATAACGTCCCGCCCCATGGGGACGGCACGACGATACTTCGTGATGGGATTGGCTTGGAATGGGCGGTGGCTACGGCAGAGGCATTCGAGCACATTGATGCGCTGGTCCCGCTCGAACCTCCCGGCGGCCGCTATCGGGTGAGCCTTGAGCTCCCTACGGCAGTCGCGCGCCAGGTCGGGCTGATCGGACGTAATGCTATCCCGGATTTTAATGCCATCCATTTGCCCTCTGAACTTGCGAGGCCGGCGACGGGGAGCGTCAGCCAGCTTTCGGCTTCATTTGAGTGGGAGACCGCGCAGCCCGAAAAATGTATGTCTGCTGTTCGGAACGCGCTGCCCGAGACTGAGCGAGCGCTGGCCAAGATTACTTACAGACCAGAGCGGATTGCGCACCGGCGAACCGTCGAATCGGATGGAGGTGTTGATGATGAGCGTTGAAATCTGCCTTTCCGCCGGTTGGTAAGCAAGCCACAGCAAACGGTACGTCAGCGTCTGGGACCGCGTTCGACCTGCCGGTCCAGGTGCAGGCGCGCGACGATATGGCGAAGCCGCGAATGGCTGATTGGGAGAAATTCGACTGACCGTTACGGGTCGTTCAGAGCCATTCGTGCCCGCGTGCAGGTCTTCATTCCGCCCGACGGCTCACGACACCCTGCGCCGCATCCCCCGCACCTGCAGCCAGATGGCGGATATCAGGAAATAGAGCGCACCTACTCCCGCGTAACCCGCGATCTTAACGATCGCCGGCGGCATCGGCGCATGGCTTTGCAAAATGAAGAACAACCCGGCCAACGCCGATTGCGCGCCGCTCAGCACCATCACCCACTGCGCGCCGGCCTGCTTCCAGCGCCGCACGGCAGTGCCGAGCTGCAGCGCGCCGGACAGAATCGCCCATACGCCGAACACCGCGAGGACCGCGGGCAGGCCCGCATTCAACGCCGGAAATACCGCCAGTGTCGTGACGGCGCTGATCGCGACGTTGACCGCCTGCGTGCGGTTTGCCGCCATCCCGCCGCTGCGGGACAGGTCGACGAAATTGGCGAGCGCATCCCAGGCCGGATAAACGACCAGCAGGACCGCCGCGCCGGCCGCGCTCCGCCGGCCGACGGAAAACGCCAGCGCGACCCAGATCAGCGAGAACACCGCCCGGGAAAAGTAGTACCGCTTCAGCCAGTGTTCGTCGGCCAGGGCGTGGAATTCAGGGTAGCGATCAGTCATTTGCACTCCTTTTACATCGAAACGTCGTTCCGGCCGGCACGCAGGATGTCCGCCATGCGGATTCGGATGCGGCGCCGGGACGGATCTCCAGTGCGCCGAGTATCGCAATCGTCCGCGCCTGCCGCCATCGGTCAGATGTCCGATGGCGAAGTCCGCGGGGCGCTCCGCAGAGATGCGAGCGAACATCGCACCGTGTTGGTCCCGGGGCGCGCCGCCCGACGCGCATGCCCCTGCACGCCGCGACGCCGTCGCGTATGATCGTTTCCCCGTCCTCGCGAATCTCTCCGCCCATCCGATGCCCGACGCCGAAGCCCGTCACGCCCCGCTGCGCATAGTCGACGCCGTGCGCGCGCTGGCCTTCATCGGCG from Burkholderia cepacia ATCC 25416 harbors:
- a CDS encoding fumarylacetoacetate hydrolase family protein, with protein sequence MHTPSVSDCLPHDLDHALLIGRVWRHDGAHAGPSVVAVRGGEVFDITRTVPTTADLFDRPDAVAIARTAAGESLGRVEPLLQAALDGTPGATHLLAPCDVQAIKACGVTFAVSLIERVIEEQAGGDPAKAREVRDTIAATIGTDLSKIVPGSEAALRLKAELERRGAWSQYMEVGIGPDAEVFSKAQPMSAVGFGADVGLLPVSVWNNPEPEIVLAVARDGRPVGATLGNDVNLRDIEGRSALLLGKCKDNNGSCAIGPFVRLFDDGFTLDSVRACSVSLRVEGADDGFVLDGISHMREISRDPTDLVAQTCGAHHQYPDGFMLFLGTMFSPIQDRDAPGGGFTHHLGDRVTISTPALGALVNTVRLCTEIAPWTFGVRALYANLAARGLLA
- a CDS encoding IlvD/Edd family dehydratase; protein product: MSHTPRRLRSQEWFDDPAHADMTALYVERFMNNGLTREELQSGRPIIGIAQTGSDLAPCNRHHIELAERTKAGIRDAGGIPMEFPVHPLAEQSRRPTAALDRNLAYLGLVEVLHGFPLDGVVLTTGCDKTTPACLMAAATVDMPAIVLSGGPMLDGWHEGKRVGSGTVIWHARNLLAAGEIDYEGFMQLTTASSPSIGHCNTMGTALSMNSLAEALGMSLPGCASIPAAYRERGQMAYATGKRAVELVREDLRPSTIMTRAAFENAIVVASALGASTNCPPHLIAIARHMGVELSLDDWQHLGESVPLLVNCMPAGDYLGESFHRAGGVPAVLRQLDSAGLLRRDCLTVSGRAIGEIADTAQDADRDVIRTPDAPLKHGAGFMVLSGNFFDSAIMKMSVVGDAFRRTYLSEPGAENTFEARAIVFDGPEDYHARINDPALNIDERCILVIRGCGTVGYPGSSEVVNMAPPAELVKRGVTSLPCMGDGRQSGTSASPSILNMSPEAAVGGGLALLRTNDRVRVDLNRRSVDVLVDEDELARRRETESFTVPQAQTPWQELYRRFVGQLSTGGCLEPATLYLKVIEQRGNPRHSH
- a CDS encoding LacI family DNA-binding transcriptional regulator, giving the protein MPSPTAVRPAGPPRMSDVARLAGVSKMTVSRVLAGHSVAAETRARVCEAIDQLGYVADAAAGALSSGRSEFVAVLVPSLSSSNFSDTVRGLTDALEPHGLQLLLGDTDYDLEREERLVRSMLRHQPRCIALTGSQHTDATRKVLERSAIPVVEMWDLPTRPIDTAVGFSNVRAARAMVRHLAERGYRRIGFLVGASELDRRGLDRLKGYQAEIKAQGLGEPRVVRLGESPITMSHGGPAMAALLEQWPDTDAVMCVSDMSAFGAIMECHRRGLAVPADIAVAGFGNFEVATCCHPTITTVSVDAYGIGLRTGEALLAALQARDAGERTESKSIRIDYTIIARESA
- a CDS encoding MFS transporter, producing the protein MPSLTQAAAAPAAADSSEDALYRKVMRRILPLLLLCYVVAYLDRVNVGFAKLQMLDDLNLSDGVYALGASIFFWGYFLFEMPSNLLLHRYGARFWIARIMITWGIVSSSMAFIVPLAQFFHVQTTTMFYTLRFLLGLCEAGFFPGVILYLNYWFPARRQSVAMSGFLVAIPLSLTLGSVLSGWLMEQTHGLSGMSGWQWMLLLEGLPSIVVAFIVLACLGDGPQTAKWLSADEKAVLSRNLESEAAHKSHSIGAALRSPRVWLLTFILLTFNTGFYGLAFWLPSIIRASGVHSPLHIGVLTAIPYLTAIFAMVWNASHSRKTGERRLHAAIPALIGGVFLILSAAFAHNVALSIVFLTIATCGILALMPIYWTFPGQILSGTAAAAGIALINSVGNLSGFTGSMITGVAKQMTGNINNGTYALGACLLVSCMLIASIPRDILRPPVGR
- a CDS encoding pyridoxal phosphate-dependent aminotransferase; amino-acid sequence: MHRHRPVRLQHIAGIGVDRMGSIADHADVDLLRLENLDTDLPPTSEALAFTREAIQRDSANSYLPFVGQDRLRASAAAHVSALSGQRFTADQVVVSAGGLSGILNTLLATVETGDEVIVTDPTYAGLLNRIRLAGGVPKQVPFTFTPGSEWKLDQTALRAAIGPKTRAMLLMSPSMPSGGFFDASDWQVIASLCVQNDLLLILDSAMERLLFDGRTVIHPAGLPGMAERTVTVGAASKELRMIGWRVGWIVAPEWLIPDLVAVSLANVVVPVGIAQEAAAVALEHSASDLPGYVSELERRRDTVAAELSGLPFGMPAGGWSMLLRVADFGLTGSQMSERLLRHGVCATAMTGWGVAHGEQYVRFVFSNEPVDRLRTLGDKVRFALEDA
- a CDS encoding GntR family transcriptional regulator, with protein sequence MNFEVKEERSLADRIAIALADRIISGVIAPGEWLRQDHIAAEFGASHVPVREAFRRLEAQGLAVVEPRRGVRAAPLEPADVLEMAKMRAAFEALALREAIPALDARALEELDAILDQEAAARGIAVLGTLNLRFHRALTAPCGMPRLVAAIGDMHRASSRHLYATWQQLDWQDRSNDEHRDIVRAIREGDVDAACAALSAHILAAGDALAQALRGR
- a CDS encoding transporter substrate-binding domain-containing protein, encoding MKVTIAYIEEPPFGWTEADGNATGADVDLADTVLRAIGVTRIEHRLTTFSELLPGVEAGHWDMNVPLFVTPERANIVAFSVPVWGIGDGFLVRTGNPKALNSYVSLAKRPEARLGVIAGQVQHESARTSGVSEDQIVIFEQQADAIEAVLSGAIDAYASTALGNRIVAYRIGGSMLEAVEHEPQTNGTQQKLPLGAFSFSRRNSALLNAVNGQLRSYLGSEEHRARMARFGLTNNEIDSALAHGV
- a CDS encoding DUF308 domain-containing protein — translated: MTDRYPEFHALADEHWLKRYYFSRAVFSLIWVALAFSVGRRSAAGAAVLLVVYPAWDALANFVDLSRSGGMAANRTQAVNVAISAVTTLAVFPALNAGLPAVLAVFGVWAILSGALQLGTAVRRWKQAGAQWVMVLSGAQSALAGLFFILQSHAPMPPAIVKIAGYAGVGALYFLISAIWLQVRGMRRRVS